One genomic segment of Drosophila melanogaster chromosome 3R includes these proteins:
- the Hus1-like gene encoding Hus1-like, isoform A, translating into MKFRALMQDPLYMKEFQAIVATLTKLAKDCVMILGSRQMHFIVNEDQSSAASPLVWAGITAEEYFPEYRMEAAHPDQEYIVLGVSSANLGRALSVLRGGGVNSCKLKLQRIQFPCISVIASVLTSSSTEAREVVHDVPVTIIPGSDWSAYVVPRVPNSQLALGLPSLRLLKSLIDKLKNISPSLEFQVNVDGELNVIATSEMSTVTSRFQKLLIRTVSGSQQEASCSVDSRKASAFFGALQLPNEELTIGIDREHSIHLQIDVRQDVVLHSILPAVCM; encoded by the coding sequence ATGAAGTTCCGCGCACTGATGCAGGATCCGCTGTACATGAAAGAGTTCCAGGCCATTGTGGCCACTTTAACCAAGCTGGCGAAAGATTGTGTGATGATTCTGGGCTCTCGGCAGATGCATTTTATCGTGAACGAGGATCAGAGCTCCGCTGCATCGCCCTTGGTTTGGGCAGGAATTACAGCTGAGGAGTATTTTCCGGAGTATCGCATGGAGGCTGCTCACCCGGATCAGGAGTACATAGTTCTAGGCGTGTCTTCGGCGAATCTCGGAAGAGCTTTATCTGTGCTTCGTGGTGGAGGCGTAAACAGCTGCAAACTGAAGCTTCAAAGAATTCAGTTTCCGTGCATTTCGGTAATAGCCTCGGTGCTTACGTCGTCTTCAACAGAAGCCCGTGAAGTGGTGCACGATGTTCCAGTGACCATAATCCCGGGCAGCGATTGGTCTGCCTACGTTGTACCCAGAGTTCCAAACTCACAGTTGGCTTTGGGCCTACCAAGCCTAAGATTGCTCAAAAGTCTCATTGACAAGCTGAAGAATATATCACCCAGCCTGGAGTTTCAGGTCAACGTGGACGGAGAGCTCAATGTAATAGCCACCTCTGAAATGTCCACTGTGACTAGTCGATTCCAGAAATTACTAATTCGAACTGTGTCAGGATCCCAGCAGGAAGCGTCCTGCTCTGTGGATTCAAGGAAAGCCTCGGCCTTCTTTGGAGCACTTCAACTCCCTAACGAAGAACTGACTATTGGCATTGACCGTGAGCATTCCATCCATCTGCAGATCGATGTACGACAGGATGTGGTTCTGCACTCTATTCTGCCAGCTGTTTGTATGTAG
- the Gmppb gene encoding GDP-mannose pyrophosphorylase B, isoform B, with product MCGNPAVGNGTRALILVGGYGTRLRPLTLSTPKPLVEFANKPILLHQLEALVDAGCRQVILAVSYRAEQMEKELKVEAKKLGVELIFSHETEPLGTAGPLALAKTILAASSEPFFVLNSDVICDFPFKQLVQFHCNHGKEGTIVVTKVEEPSKYGVVLYDENGCIKNFIEKPQEFVSNKINAGIYIFNPSVLDRIEVKPTSIEKEVFPEMTQQQELYAMDLTGFWMDIGQPKDFLTGMCLYLSSLRQKQSPKLYTGPGVVGNVLVDPTAKIGEGCRIGPNVTIGPDVVIEDGVCIKRSTILKGAIVRSHSWLDSCIVGWRSTVGRWVRIEGITVLGEDVIVKDELYINGGQVLPHKSIAASVPEPQIIM from the exons ATGTGTGGAAATCCAGCTGTGGGAAACGGGACGAGGGCGTTGATTCTGGTCGGTGGTTATGGGACCCGGCTGCGACCCCTGACCCTCAGCACGCCCAAGCCACTGGTGGAGTTTGCCAATAAGCCGATTCTTCTCCACCAACTGGAGGCACTCGTCGATGCGGGATGTCGTCAG GTTATTTTAGCCGTCAGCTATCGAGCCGAGCAAATGGAAAAGGAGCTTAAAGTCGAAGCCAAGAAACTGGGCGTGGAATTGATCTTCTCACACGAGACGGAACCCCTGGGAACAGCTGGACCTCTGGCCCTAGCAAAAACGATTTTAGCAGCCAGCTCAGAGCCATTTTTCGTGCTCAATTCGGACGTTATATgcgattttccatttaaacAACTAGTGCAATTCCATTGTAATCACGGAAAAGAAGGCACAATTGTTGTCACAAAGGTCGAAGAACCATCCAAATACGGAGTTGTGCTGTACGATGAGAACGGCTGTATAAAAAACTTTATTGAAAAGCCACAAGAGTTCGTTAGCAATAAGATCAATGCCGGCATTTACATCTTTAATCCCTCCGTGCTTGACCGGATCGAAGTTAAGCCCACATCAATAGAGAAGGAGGTGTTCCCTGAAATGACGCAGCAACAGGAGTTGTATGCAATGGATTTAACTGGATTCTGGATGGACATCGGACAGCCAAAAGACTTCCTAACCG GCATGTGTCTGTATCTAAGCTCGCTGCGCCAGAAGCAATCCCCCAAGCTGTACACAGGCCCTGGAGTGGTGGGCAACGTGTTGGTGGATCCCACGGCCAAAATCGGCGAGGGTTGTCGCATAGGGCCTAATGTAACCATTGGACCGGACGTGGTCATCGAGGATGGCGTGTGCATTAAGCGCTCGACCATCCTCAAAGGCGCCATCGTTCGCTCACACTCATGGCTGGACTCCTGCATTGTCGGTTGGCGTTCTACAGTTGGCCGTTGGGTTCGCATCGAAGGCATCACCGTGCTAGGCGAGGATGTAATCGTGAAGGATGAGCTCTACATTAATGGAGGCCAGGTCTTGCCCCATAAAAGCATTGCGGCCAGTGTCCCAGAACCGCAGATCATTATGTGA
- the BBS5 gene encoding Bardet-Biedl syndrome 5, which translates to MLKSLAPIEGNQQPVLQLLWEDKEVKFDVPQLHKNLRSGERVLDYIYHIEDSKGNPGDTGRLMVTNLRIIWHSLVHKKYNLSIGYARIGNTNTRVVHMHSKARIASQALYILAVSNETRFEFLFTDVSGETSRRDQPIFASVFDVYHLYQRTYLYRDLKLRGAIVQAGQLVILPDEEVFSHVQGVWNLSSDQGNLGSFVVTNIRLVWFADANETFNISLPYLQIESLRVRESKYGPALVIQTAETGGGYVLGFRVDPAERLNELFKELSSLHTVYGEHPNFGIQYNANDARRRLEAASEEAAQASQIKVDNFEELDERQEREINTKLNSYLAEGCLGKVPSQGERAPVYCKELGFAMEPIGDGYKLQDLWNVMPTKMETME; encoded by the exons ATGTTAAAGTCGCTAGCTCCGATCGAAGGAAACCAACAGCCcgtgctgcagttgctctgGGAGGACAAGGAGGTCAAATTTGATGTGCCTCAACT GCACAAGAACCTGCGGAGCGGAGAACGAGTGCTCGACTACATTTACCACATCGAAGACAGCAAAGGAAATCCGGGGGACACTGGTCGCCTGATGGTAACCAATTTGCGAATTATATGGCACTCGCTGGTCCACAAGAAGTACAATCTGT CCATTGGCTATGCTCGGATTGGCAACACCAACACTCGGGTAGTTCATATGCACTCCAAAGCAAGGATAGCCAGCCAGGCCCTCTACATCCTGGCGGTAAGCAACGAGACCCGCTTTGAGTTCCTTTTCACCGACGTATCTGGGGAAACGTCGCGTCGCGATCAGCCGATCTTCGCCAGCGTGTTCGACGTATATCA CCTTTATCAGCGTACTTATCTCTACCGCGACCTGAAGCTGCGCGGAGCCATCGTTCAAGCGGGTCAACTGGTTATCCTACCAGATGAGGAGGTCTTTAGCCATGTGCAGGGCGTGTGGAATTTGTCTAGCGACCAGGGCAACCTGGGCAGCTTCGTGGTAACCAATATTCGGCTGGTGTGGTTTGCAGATGCCAACGAGACCTTCAACATCAGTCTACCATATCTACAGATTGAGAGT CTTCGCGTTCGGGAGTCCAAGTACGGACCTGCTTTGGTAATCCAAACAGCGGAAACGGGAGGAGGATATGTGCTCGGATTCCGTGTCGATCCCGCCGAGCGGCTAAACGAGTTGTTCAAAGAGCTAAGCTCGCTGCACACAGTTTACGGCGAGCATCCCAACTTTGGCATCCAATACAATGCGAATGACGCCAGGCGGCGATTGGAGGCGGCTTCCGAGGAAGCTGCGCAGGCCTCCCAGATCAAGGTGGATAACTTCGAGGAGCTGGACGAGCGGCAGGAGCGGGAGATCAACACCAAGCTCAACAGCTACCTCGCCGAGGGCTGTTTGGGAAAGGTGCCCAGTCAGGGCGAGAGAGCTCCGGTTTACTGCAAGGAGCTGGGCTTTGCCATGGAGCCAATTGGGGATGGCTACAAATTGCAAGACCTGTGGAATGTTATGCCCACCAAAATGGAAACGATGGAATGA
- the CG14657 gene encoding uncharacterized protein, isoform C: MLLAAAGPPAYDAGKLSNNAGSGSSNVGSGGVGTPTASSSRPSAASALMKTLSVRLHRGTEFIKDTVHKALVMSAPTPVAPATAPAPKIVDHSLKRKLSGAGGLMGCSSIGSMTSSIAGSSRSHHYALTSQVASSQVIPLPSQVPTAAFLRTYTVAPTALHRSAAARKRNPSTDSLLMDLCLFKPIRPMPITPIKIHKFRGFEVKKPKFVPAGNPDSEDDEDNDEDGTVRKPKPSNLTLPTISDSAFVPMPYIETTNTAINATTTTNSGSRSRSLNTHTSGSAQAITKPKRRRRAPMLTAKRRRKALDTELTTSADAGTEDKAPAVRKATAARGGSKRSRGESITAPTPAEPIKSPVAIKAPTKRKSTSRSEAAKRSRVASVQNDTVLTATSTTSADSIRKAATKRIAANEKVAKRSRGSAALSARPSPPMTRQRARQQISAST, translated from the exons ATGCTGCTGGCCGCAGCCGGTCCACCGGCTTACGACGCCGGAAAACTGTCCAACAATGCCGGATCCGGATCCAGCAACGTGGGCTCCGGCGGAGTGGGTACGCCCACGGCGTCCTCGTCGCGTCCTAGTGCCGCTAGTGCCCTGATGAAGACCCTGTCTGTGCGCCTGCATCGAGGCACCGAGTTCATTAAGGACACCGTTCATAAGGCCCTGGTCATGTCCGCTCCAACGCCTGTGGCCCCAGCTACAGCTCCTGCGCCCAAGATCGTGGACCACAGCCTAAAGCGAAAACTAAGCGGCGCTGGCGGGCTGATGGGCTGCAGCAGCATTGGCAGCATGACCTCATCTATCGCCGGCAGCTCGAGAAGTCACCACTATGCACTGACTAGCCAGGTGGCCTCGTCACAGGTGATTCCTTTGCCCAGTCAAGTGCCAACAGCCGCCTTTCTGCGCACCTACACTGTGGCTCCCACGGCACTCCATCGATCTGCCGCCGCTCGCAAACGGAATCCCAGCACCGACAGCCTGCTTATGGACCTGTGCCTCTTTAAGCCCATTCGGCCCATGCCCATAACGCCAATAAAAAT CCACAAGTTCCGCGGATTTGAAGTgaagaaaccaaaatttgtCCCCGCTGGAAATCCAGACAGCGAAGATGATGAGGACAACGACGAAGATGGGACGGTCCGCAAGCCAAAGCCCAG CAACTTGACATTGCCAACAATTTCGGACTCGGCCTTCGTTCCGATGCCCTATATAGAAACCACCAACACCGCCATTAACGCAACCACCACCACTAACAGCGGGAGCAGATCCCGCTCTCTCAACACACACACCTCAGGCTCTGCCCAGGCCATAACCAAGCCAAAGCGTCGTCGTCGCGCTCCCATGCTCACGGCCAAAAGACGACGCAAGGCCCTGGATACGGAATTAACAACTTCAGCAGATGCTGGAACTGAAGACAAAGCTCCTGCCGTGCGCAAAGCGACGGCAGCACGCGGAGGATCCAAGCGCAGTCGAGGAGAATCGATTACGGCTCCTACGCCAGCGGAACCAATCAAATCTCCAGTAGCAATAAAAGCTCCGACCAAGCGCAAATCAACCTCTAGAAGTGAAGCTGCAAAACGTAGTCGTGTAGCCTCTGTGCAGAATGACACTGTTCTCACAGCGACATCCACCACTTCAGCAGATTCAATTAGAAAAGCCGCAACCAAGCGCATTGCTGCTAATGAAAAAGTCGCCAAGCGCAGTCGTGGTTCCGCAGCCTTGTCTGCGCGTCCTTCCCCGCCAATGACACGTCAGCGGGCTCGTCAGCAGATCTCCGCAAGCACCTAA
- the CG14657 gene encoding uncharacterized protein, isoform D — protein MLLAAAGPPAYDAGKLSNNAGSGSSNVGSGGVGTPTASSSRPSAASALMKTLSVRLHRGTEFIKDTVHKALVMSAPTPVAPATAPAPKIVDHSLKRKLSGAGGLMGCSSIGSMTSSIAGSSRSHHYALTSQVASSQVIPLPSQVPTAAFLRTYTVAPTALHRSAAARKRNPSTDSLLMDLCLFKPIRPMPITPIKI, from the exons ATGCTGCTGGCCGCAGCCGGTCCACCGGCTTACGACGCCGGAAAACTGTCCAACAATGCCGGATCCGGATCCAGCAACGTGGGCTCCGGCGGAGTGGGTACGCCCACGGCGTCCTCGTCGCGTCCTAGTGCCGCTAGTGCCCTGATGAAGACCCTGTCTGTGCGCCTGCATCGAGGCACCGAGTTCATTAAGGACACCGTTCATAAGGCCCTGGTCATGTCCGCTCCAACGCCTGTGGCCCCAGCTACAGCTCCTGCGCCCAAGATCGTGGACCACAGCCTAAAGCGAAAACTAAGCGGCGCTGGCGGGCTGATGGGCTGCAGCAGCATTGGCAGCATGACCTCATCTATCGCCGGCAGCTCGAGAAGTCACCACTATGCACTGACTAGCCAGGTGGCCTCGTCACAGGTGATTCCTTTGCCCAGTCAAGTGCCAACAGCCGCCTTTCTGCGCACCTACACTGTGGCTCCCACGGCACTCCATCGATCTGCCGCCGCTCGCAAACGGAATCCCAGCACCGACAGCCTGCTTATGGACCTGTGCCTCTTTAAGCCCATTCGGCCCATGCCCATAACGCCAATAAAAAT CTAA
- the CG14658 gene encoding uncharacterized protein, protein MISKIKIWSRSPLIPARDHGSAILPPADRPDPIPELCEERPVMGWLLGWEYGRKWLERREEIQRHRNMVSKFGRIPADFSWWLNQRRPLYVRQQRFRSKAGPRARKQITAFEMAKRRREEQNRKLLESQPKNQ, encoded by the coding sequence ATGATTTCAAAGATCAAGATCTGGAGCCGCTCGCCACTGATTCCGGCTAGGGATCACGGTTCAGCGATCCTTCCGCCGGCAGATCGGCCAGATCCCATTCCGGAGCTGTGCGAGGAAAGGCCGGTGATGGGTTGGCTGCTCGGCTGGGAGTACGGGAGGAAGTGGCTGGAGAGGCGTGAGGAGATCCAGAGGCACCGCAACATGGTCAGCAAGTTCGGCAGGATCCCGGCGGACTTCAGCTGGTGGCTCAACCAGCGCAGGCCCCTCTATGTGCGCCAACAGCGATTCCGGAGCAAGGCCGGACCTCGTGCCCGGAAACAGATAACGGCCTTCGAGATGGCCAAGCGGAGGCGTGAGGAGCAGAACCGCAAGCTATTGGAGAGCCAGCCCAAAAACCAGTAA